A genomic region of Candidatus Paceibacterota bacterium contains the following coding sequences:
- the ppdK gene encoding pyruvate, phosphate dikinase, producing the protein MAKNKKFVYSFEEGNRDMKEILGGKGANLAEMKSLGINVPPGFTITTESCRLYYEDGKKINNEIKKQTDIKLAELEKKMGKKLGDASDPLLVSVRSGAASSMPGMMDTILNLGLNDKSVEGLVKKTGNARFAWDSYRRLMQMFGSVVMEMEHSDFEHILENVKDTKGAKYDTDLTAEDLKEIVKKYKAKIKAVKGVDFPQDPIKQMYLSINAVFNSWNNYRAIRYREINNIKGLIGTAVNIQAMVFGNLGDDSGTGVCFTRNPSTGEAKFYGEYLMNAQGEDVVAGIRTPLPVSALAKQNPAIYKELVNVCNKVEKHYKDMQDMEFTIQQGKLYILQARNGKRTAAASVRIAVDLVKEKLITLEQAILRIDPNQLNQLLHKQLDPIARDKAEVIAQGLPASPGAAVGEVVFTASEAFAKAKSGLDVILVRTETSPEDIDGMHSSKGILTARGGMTSHAAVVARGMGTCCVAGCSDIIINEKAKTLTIKNKGIVIKEGGFISLDGSTGKVYAGKLGTQDPSLSGNFGTLMSWSDKFRKIGVRTNADTPHDAEVARKFGAEGIGLCRTEHMFFEGARIKAVREMILASDLPARQKALAKLAPYQKGDFAGLFRAMDGYSVTIRLLDAPLHEFLPKEKKDIEELSKEMKVDVKTLEAKIEDLHEFNPMLGHRGCRLAITYPEIYDMQATAIIDAAIEVKKGINGKKVKSVIPEIMIPIVATTKEYTILRDRIVNIVESKIKEAKIKIDYKVGTMIEVPRAALIADKIVESGAEFFSFGTNDLTQMGAGLSRDDAGKFLKEYVAQDIFAYDPFEVLDQEGIGELIRIAIKKGRGVKKDLKIGICGEHGGEPRTVEFCHREGFSYVSCSPFRVPIARLAAAQAVVREKSKKI; encoded by the coding sequence ATGGCAAAGAACAAAAAATTCGTTTATTCGTTTGAAGAGGGAAATAGGGATATGAAAGAGATTCTGGGTGGTAAGGGAGCAAACTTAGCAGAGATGAAAAGTTTGGGTATCAATGTCCCTCCGGGTTTTACTATTACAACCGAATCATGCAGACTTTATTATGAAGACGGCAAGAAGATAAACAATGAAATAAAGAAGCAGACAGATATCAAGCTTGCAGAGTTGGAAAAGAAAATGGGCAAGAAGCTTGGGGACGCCAGCGATCCTCTTCTCGTATCCGTTCGTTCGGGAGCAGCATCTTCCATGCCTGGTATGATGGACACTATTTTAAACCTTGGTTTGAATGACAAATCTGTTGAAGGTTTGGTAAAAAAGACCGGCAATGCCCGTTTTGCTTGGGATTCATACAGAAGACTTATGCAAATGTTTGGAAGCGTTGTTATGGAAATGGAACATTCCGATTTTGAGCACATTTTAGAAAATGTAAAAGACACAAAGGGTGCCAAATACGACACAGATTTGACGGCCGAAGACTTGAAAGAAATCGTCAAAAAATACAAAGCTAAAATCAAAGCAGTGAAAGGTGTCGATTTTCCACAAGATCCTATTAAGCAAATGTATCTATCTATAAATGCTGTTTTTAATTCATGGAATAACTATAGAGCTATAAGATACAGAGAAATAAATAATATCAAAGGCCTTATCGGAACTGCTGTAAATATACAAGCCATGGTCTTCGGAAACTTGGGTGATGATTCAGGCACAGGTGTCTGCTTCACGAGAAATCCTTCTACAGGAGAAGCAAAATTCTACGGAGAATATCTGATGAATGCGCAAGGCGAAGATGTGGTCGCTGGTATAAGGACACCGCTTCCTGTTTCAGCTTTGGCAAAACAAAACCCGGCGATTTACAAAGAGCTTGTAAATGTCTGCAATAAAGTTGAAAAGCATTATAAAGATATGCAGGATATGGAATTCACTATACAGCAAGGCAAGCTTTACATACTGCAAGCGAGAAATGGTAAGAGAACCGCCGCCGCTTCTGTCCGTATCGCCGTTGATTTGGTAAAAGAAAAGCTCATTACTCTAGAACAAGCGATATTAAGAATTGATCCAAATCAGCTAAATCAGCTTCTGCACAAACAGCTCGATCCTATTGCAAGAGACAAAGCGGAAGTGATTGCACAAGGTCTTCCTGCATCTCCTGGCGCGGCTGTCGGAGAAGTTGTTTTTACAGCTTCGGAAGCATTTGCAAAAGCTAAATCCGGACTTGATGTTATTTTGGTTCGTACAGAAACATCACCGGAAGATATAGACGGTATGCATTCTTCAAAAGGTATCTTGACAGCAAGAGGCGGTATGACATCTCACGCAGCTGTCGTCGCAAGAGGTATGGGCACATGCTGTGTGGCTGGTTGCTCGGATATCATTATTAATGAAAAAGCAAAAACTCTGACGATAAAAAATAAAGGGATTGTTATAAAAGAAGGAGGATTTATTTCCCTTGATGGTTCCACAGGAAAGGTTTATGCGGGTAAGCTCGGCACACAAGACCCATCACTTTCCGGAAATTTTGGAACGCTCATGTCATGGTCGGATAAGTTCAGAAAAATAGGTGTGAGGACAAATGCCGACACTCCGCACGACGCAGAAGTCGCGAGAAAATTCGGTGCAGAAGGCATCGGTCTTTGCAGAACAGAGCATATGTTTTTTGAAGGTGCCCGTATCAAAGCAGTCAGAGAAATGATTTTGGCTTCAGATCTACCGGCGAGGCAAAAAGCTTTGGCAAAACTCGCTCCATATCAAAAAGGAGATTTCGCCGGACTATTTCGCGCTATGGATGGATATTCTGTCACAATTAGACTTCTAGATGCACCACTTCACGAATTCCTACCGAAAGAAAAGAAAGATATTGAAGAGCTTTCAAAAGAAATGAAAGTCGATGTGAAGACATTGGAAGCAAAGATAGAAGACTTGCACGAATTCAACCCAATGCTTGGGCACAGAGGTTGCAGACTTGCTATTACATATCCAGAAATTTATGATATGCAAGCGACAGCGATCATCGATGCCGCAATAGAGGTTAAGAAAGGTATAAATGGTAAGAAAGTGAAATCCGTTATTCCGGAGATAATGATTCCGATAGTTGCGACAACAAAAGAATATACTATTTTGAGAGATAGAATAGTAAATATTGTTGAGAGCAAGATTAAAGAGGCAAAAATTAAGATAGATTATAAAGTTGGAACAATGATAGAAGTTCCAAGAGCTGCCCTTATTGCCGACAAGATAGTGGAATCTGGAGCAGAGTTCTTCTCATTTGGAACAAATGATCTTACGCAAATGGGAGCCGGACTTTCAAGAGATGATGCCGGAAAGTTTTTGAAAGAATATGTTGCTCAAGATATTTTTGCCTATGATCCTTTTGAAGTCCTCGACCAAGAAGGTATTGGCGAACTTATCCGCATAGCCATAAAGAAAGGACGCGGAGTGAAGAAAGATTTGAAAATTGGAATTTGTGGAGAACACGGTGGTGAACCAAGGACGGTAGAATTCTGTCATAGAGAAGGATTCTCATATGTTTCTTGCTCACCTTTCAGAGTGCCGATTGCAAGACTTGCTGCAGCACAAGCGGTAGTGAGAGAAAAAAGTAAGAAAATATAA
- a CDS encoding nucleoside monophosphate kinase has product MLNIFKNKEDKKAEPMAFIFIGRSGCGKGTQVELFKKSLGERTGSKILHIETGAFFREFIKGDSYTQSLSKKVVESGGLMPGAMALDLWVNYLVKNFSGKENLLFDGAPRIVYEAELLDAMLKFYGIPNYKVIYINTSRKWCTDRLTARGRKDDTAEGIDKRMSWFEKDVLPCIDFFNKDKDCQVFDINGEQTIEAVHKELIEKVLG; this is encoded by the coding sequence ATGTTGAATATATTTAAAAATAAGGAAGATAAAAAAGCCGAGCCGATGGCTTTTATTTTTATTGGTAGATCAGGTTGTGGTAAGGGTACACAGGTTGAGTTATTTAAGAAGTCTCTCGGAGAAAGAACTGGCTCAAAAATACTACATATTGAAACGGGGGCTTTTTTCAGAGAGTTTATAAAAGGAGACTCTTATACTCAATCTCTGTCAAAAAAGGTTGTAGAATCAGGAGGTCTTATGCCAGGAGCTATGGCTCTAGACCTCTGGGTAAATTATCTTGTCAAGAATTTTTCCGGCAAAGAAAATTTGCTTTTTGATGGAGCACCAAGAATAGTTTATGAAGCAGAGTTGCTTGACGCTATGTTGAAGTTTTATGGTATTCCAAATTATAAAGTAATTTATATAAATACAAGCAGGAAATGGTGTACAGATAGACTTACAGCAAGAGGAAGAAAAGATGATACTGCAGAGGGTATTGATAAGAGAATGTCTTGGTTTGAGAAAGATGTCTTACCTTGCATAGATTTCTTCAATAAGGATAAAGATTGCCAAGTGTTCGACATAAATGGCGAGCAGACTATAGAAGCAGTTCACAAAGAGTTGATAGAGAAGGTTTTGGGATAA
- the secY gene encoding preprotein translocase subunit SecY, translated as MNFWNKIKMIFSDKTLRNRILFVAGALVIFRLLATIPIPGIDAAKLSTLFSGNQFLGFLNIFSGGGMSNLSIMMLGVGPYITSSIIMQLLTMMVPKLKAMYQEEGEAGRKKFTQYSRLLTVPIAFMQGFGFLTLLAKSGVITNLDFMSMLTNIMVITAGSVLLTWIGELMTEFGIGNGTSMIIFAGIVASLPTQISQMTLSFDISQIPMYILFIVGALLVIYGVVVVSEAERPVPVTYAKRIRGSKVYGGVSTYLPLRVNQAGVIPIIFAMSILLFPQMIFNFLATAASNATVRGVAGTLNDFVSNSWVYAISYFILVFLFTYFYTAVTFDPDQISKNLQQNGAFIPGVRPGQSTSEYLGKVLTRITLVGALFLGFIAVLPLIVKGITGITSIAIGGTALLIVVSVVIDLIKKIEAQITMREY; from the coding sequence ATGAACTTTTGGAATAAAATAAAAATGATTTTTTCGGATAAAACCCTAAGAAACAGGATCTTATTTGTCGCGGGCGCATTAGTGATTTTTAGACTTTTGGCTACTATTCCTATACCGGGTATAGATGCGGCTAAGCTTTCTACGCTATTTTCTGGAAATCAATTTTTAGGATTTTTGAACATATTTTCAGGCGGAGGAATGAGCAATCTTTCCATAATGATGCTCGGAGTTGGTCCATACATCACCTCATCTATTATTATGCAGCTTTTGACCATGATGGTTCCGAAACTCAAGGCAATGTATCAGGAAGAAGGTGAGGCCGGCAGAAAGAAATTCACACAATATTCAAGGTTGCTTACCGTACCTATCGCTTTCATGCAAGGTTTTGGTTTTTTGACCCTTCTTGCAAAATCTGGAGTTATAACAAACCTAGATTTTATGAGTATGCTTACAAATATTATGGTTATAACAGCCGGCTCTGTGCTTCTTACATGGATCGGTGAGCTTATGACTGAATTTGGTATCGGAAACGGTACATCAATGATTATTTTTGCAGGTATTGTGGCGAGTTTGCCTACGCAGATAAGTCAGATGACTTTATCTTTTGATATTTCCCAAATACCGATGTATATACTTTTCATTGTAGGAGCACTTCTAGTAATTTATGGAGTTGTGGTTGTCTCGGAAGCGGAAAGGCCCGTACCCGTGACTTATGCGAAGAGAATAAGGGGTTCGAAAGTTTATGGCGGAGTTTCTACATATCTACCTTTGAGAGTAAATCAGGCAGGTGTCATTCCGATTATCTTTGCGATGTCTATTCTTCTCTTTCCGCAAATGATATTCAATTTTTTAGCCACAGCGGCTAGCAATGCAACAGTAAGAGGTGTTGCCGGAACATTGAATGACTTTGTATCAAATTCTTGGGTATATGCCATATCATATTTTATTCTTGTATTCTTGTTTACATATTTCTACACCGCAGTCACCTTTGATCCAGATCAGATTTCAAAGAATCTTCAGCAAAATGGAGCATTTATCCCAGGTGTAAGACCCGGTCAATCCACATCAGAATATCTTGGAAAAGTTCTCACAAGGATCACCCTCGTAGGCGCATTATTCCTTGGTTTTATCGCTGTCTTGCCACTTATTGTAAAAGGAATCACGGGCATTACTTCTATCGCTATCGGTGGTACTGCCCTGCTTATCGTAGTATCTGTCGTTATTGATTTGATTAAAAAAATAGAGGCACAGATAACGATGAGGGAATATTAG
- a CDS encoding uL15 family ribosomal protein produces MQAHNLKRKTANRSVAIVGRGGRRGKTSGRGGKGQTARAGHKVRPEIRDLIKRIPKLRGYAFKGFGVRPIAINVGDLSSVFSSGDAVNPKSIVRAGLAELGAGKNPTIKILAGGEIDKKLIISNCKVSVDAKAKIEKAGGQVK; encoded by the coding sequence ATGCAGGCACATAATTTAAAAAGAAAGACAGCAAATAGATCTGTTGCCATCGTAGGGAGAGGTGGTAGAAGAGGCAAGACTTCTGGCAGAGGAGGCAAGGGTCAGACCGCAAGAGCCGGGCACAAAGTCAGACCAGAAATTAGAGATTTGATAAAGAGAATCCCTAAGCTTAGAGGCTATGCTTTCAAAGGCTTTGGAGTAAGACCTATCGCTATAAACGTTGGTGATTTGAGTTCTGTCTTTTCAAGCGGCGATGCTGTTAATCCAAAATCAATTGTTAGAGCTGGTCTGGCAGAGCTCGGTGCAGGAAAGAACCCAACAATAAAGATTCTTGCAGGTGGTGAAATAGATAAGAAGTTAATTATCTCAAATTGCAAAGTCTCCGTAGATGCCAAAGCGAAAATAGAAAAAGCTGGAGGACAAGTAAAATAA
- a CDS encoding 30S ribosomal protein S5 has translation MDTAVENKTNNIAVAGAPVRADAKPVAPIAGKPAFNPGVRGPRPFGTFGRSPGGDRSKNPRKSFGGRGERVKPEFDQKILNIRRVTRVTKGGKRLSFSVATVAGNRKGSIGVGTGKAGDTSLAIDKAYRSAKKNMMHLALTKTMSIPHDVSAKYCSGRVLIMPAPGRGVSAGSAVRSILELAGIKDVTAKIISPSKNKLNIARASIEALKIFSRKGGAVQPVTTQVKVPFVNKVEVKKEIKK, from the coding sequence ATGGATACAGCAGTAGAAAACAAAACAAATAATATAGCAGTTGCGGGAGCTCCAGTAAGGGCGGATGCAAAACCTGTCGCTCCTATTGCGGGGAAACCAGCTTTTAACCCAGGTGTAAGAGGTCCAAGACCTTTTGGCACTTTTGGTAGAAGCCCAGGCGGAGATAGATCAAAGAATCCTAGGAAGAGCTTTGGTGGAAGAGGCGAGAGAGTTAAGCCAGAATTCGATCAGAAAATTTTAAATATCAGAAGAGTTACTAGAGTTACAAAGGGAGGTAAGAGATTGAGTTTTAGCGTAGCTACTGTCGCTGGGAACAGAAAGGGTTCTATCGGCGTTGGTACTGGAAAAGCAGGAGATACATCGCTCGCTATAGACAAGGCATATAGAAGTGCCAAGAAAAACATGATGCACCTCGCTCTTACAAAGACTATGTCTATTCCTCACGATGTTTCGGCAAAATATTGTAGTGGAAGAGTTTTGATAATGCCGGCTCCAGGAAGAGGAGTTTCCGCAGGAAGCGCTGTCAGAAGTATTCTTGAACTTGCTGGTATCAAAGATGTTACAGCAAAGATTATTTCTCCATCAAAAAATAAGCTAAATATTGCGAGAGCTTCTATAGAAGCACTGAAGATTTTTAGCAGAAAAGGTGGTGCAGTACAGCCTGTTACAACCCAAGTAAAAGTACCTTTTGTGAATAAGGTTGAAGTTAAAAAAGAAATAAAGAAATAA
- the rplR gene encoding 50S ribosomal protein L18 — MSNSNTKSLNIKVRHKRIRAKVSGTLLMPRLSVFRSNKNVYAQIINDDKGITIVGLSSEKVKGKGSMERAGNVGKEIAKLAMEKGIKKVVFDRGGFLYTGKIKAVADGAREGGLKF, encoded by the coding sequence ATGAGTAATTCAAATACAAAAAGTTTAAATATAAAAGTAAGACATAAGAGAATCAGAGCGAAGGTTTCTGGCACACTTCTCATGCCTAGACTTTCTGTTTTTAGATCAAATAAAAATGTTTATGCCCAGATAATAAATGATGATAAGGGGATTACTATTGTCGGACTTTCTTCAGAAAAAGTAAAAGGCAAGGGTTCGATGGAAAGAGCAGGAAATGTTGGTAAAGAGATCGCCAAACTTGCTATGGAGAAGGGTATTAAAAAGGTTGTTTTTGACAGAGGAGGCTTTCTATACACAGGAAAGATAAAAGCAGTAGCTGATGGTGCAAGAGAAGGTGGACTTAAATTTTAA
- the rplF gene encoding 50S ribosomal protein L6: MSRIGKKGIVIPAKTEVKNEGGVVTVKGPLGELKRTFKKNISIEIVDGKVTLKPIKESLENNALWGTYTSHISNMVDGVNKPYEKRLIIEGIGFKADVTPTEMTFKVGLSHQVKMPIPKGLKVTSDKGIISVSGIDKELVGQFAASVKAVKKPEPYKGKGIRFENEVIRRKEGKKTA; the protein is encoded by the coding sequence ATGTCAAGAATTGGAAAAAAAGGAATAGTTATCCCTGCAAAAACCGAAGTCAAAAATGAGGGTGGTGTTGTTACTGTGAAAGGTCCTCTCGGTGAATTGAAAAGAACATTTAAAAAGAATATTTCAATAGAAATCGTTGACGGAAAAGTAACACTTAAGCCAATCAAAGAAAGCTTGGAAAACAACGCTCTTTGGGGAACATATACATCACATATTTCAAATATGGTGGATGGTGTGAATAAGCCATATGAAAAGAGGCTTATAATAGAGGGTATTGGTTTCAAAGCAGATGTTACTCCCACAGAGATGACTTTTAAAGTAGGCCTTTCTCACCAGGTTAAAATGCCTATTCCAAAAGGTCTAAAGGTGACTTCAGATAAAGGCATTATTTCAGTGTCGGGCATAGACAAAGAGCTTGTCGGTCAATTTGCAGCATCAGTCAAAGCTGTGAAAAAACCAGAGCCATACAAAGGTAAAGGTATAAGATTTGAAAATGAGGTTATAAGGAGAAAAGAAGGTAAGAAGACCGCATAA
- the rpsH gene encoding 30S ribosomal protein S8, whose product MVITDSIGDLIIRLKNANRVGKESVSISASKLKEAVANALKRAGFVSAVSKKGKDSRFLEIALAYGVEKAPKIVGVQRISKPSRRVYQGSKDIKVFKNGFGATILSTPKGILSDKEAKKEKVGGEVMFKIW is encoded by the coding sequence ATGGTAATTACAGATTCAATAGGAGATTTAATAATAAGATTGAAAAATGCAAACAGAGTAGGCAAAGAGTCTGTTTCTATTTCAGCATCAAAACTAAAAGAAGCTGTCGCAAACGCACTCAAGAGGGCTGGTTTTGTCAGTGCTGTTTCAAAAAAAGGTAAAGATTCAAGATTTTTGGAAATCGCACTTGCTTACGGTGTTGAAAAAGCTCCAAAGATTGTCGGAGTACAAAGAATTTCAAAACCATCGAGGAGAGTCTATCAGGGTTCAAAAGATATAAAAGTATTTAAAAACGGTTTCGGTGCCACCATTCTTTCAACGCCAAAAGGCATACTTTCTGATAAAGAAGCAAAGAAAGAAAAAGTCGGCGGAGAAGTAATGTTTAAGATTTGGTAA
- a CDS encoding type Z 30S ribosomal protein S14, whose product MAKTSVVARSQKKPKFASRVVRRCFRCGRKNGYMRDFDLCRICFREFANQGKIPGIKKSSW is encoded by the coding sequence ATGGCAAAAACATCAGTAGTAGCAAGATCGCAAAAGAAACCAAAATTCGCTTCACGAGTAGTGAGGAGATGTTTTCGTTGCGGAAGGAAAAACGGCTATATGAGAGATTTTGACCTTTGCAGAATTTGCTTTAGAGAATTCGCCAATCAAGGAAAGATTCCTGGAATTAAAAAATCATCATGGTAA
- a CDS encoding LamG-like jellyroll fold domain-containing protein, producing MPKFKRTLLYTLFSLGILTVVVIAGSLTPSATPLPTSYTLNDLYNILTAGTEATAGNHTLSTTTEATATTSHSIGEIYALLANLINPNNIKSGTTYLGITSGDAVPTTVSASSSSLYPTTDQGTATGYSLADIYNLAVSPYTRVLSSSHTLTTSNAVNATMYSITEIYDALVAFKATLNAANINSGTTYMGVAGTYIDPYTDPALVGWWKLNGDSTDSSGNGNDGTWTGTYTNGFNGAQAGSFDGTSVFDSSQVSLSSANSHSVSFWFNKSSLSVANTNLLGFYNPASSGSLQSGISYTGSTLQAVICKVWVSCSAISTHPNMSDNTWHLISVNYRDNQHMDVYLDGVFIETVNQTVATTYTGVIHFGVAGNPGSFSGYLTGSMADIAIWSRALTADEILDIYTRGFKPVGGSCSANNQCQSENCSGSVCAAALVPLGGVCTQTSDCQSNLYCGGSADYVCTDGAIGAYCFNNASCASNFCDSGTSQCAVSP from the coding sequence ATGCCTAAATTTAAACGTACACTTCTTTATACTCTCTTCTCCCTCGGTATTCTCACTGTCGTAGTTATAGCTGGCTCTCTCACCCCTTCTGCCACCCCCCTTCCCACATCTTACACTCTCAACGACCTCTACAATATATTAACCGCAGGTACTGAAGCCACAGCAGGTAATCACACACTCTCTACTACTACAGAAGCTACAGCTACTACCTCCCACTCTATTGGAGAAATCTACGCTCTCTTAGCCAATCTCATAAATCCCAACAATATTAAATCAGGCACTACTTACTTAGGTATAACATCAGGCGATGCTGTTCCTACGACAGTCTCTGCTTCCTCCTCTTCTCTCTACCCCACCACAGACCAAGGTACAGCCACAGGCTACTCTCTAGCAGACATTTACAACCTTGCAGTATCACCCTATACCAGAGTCCTTTCCTCCTCCCATACCCTTACCACAAGTAATGCAGTCAACGCTACTATGTACTCCATTACAGAAATCTATGATGCCCTGGTAGCATTCAAAGCAACTCTAAATGCAGCCAATATCAACTCAGGGACAACATATATGGGAGTGGCAGGGACATATATTGATCCCTACACCGATCCTGCTCTTGTAGGTTGGTGGAAGCTAAATGGAGATTCCACAGATTCATCGGGGAATGGCAATGATGGGACGTGGACAGGGACATATACAAACGGTTTCAATGGTGCACAGGCGGGGAGTTTTGATGGGACAAGTGTTTTTGATTCAAGCCAGGTATCTCTTTCTTCAGCTAACAGTCACTCCGTTAGTTTTTGGTTCAATAAAAGCAGTCTTTCTGTCGCTAACACTAATTTGCTCGGTTTTTACAATCCAGCCAGTAGCGGGAGTCTTCAATCTGGTATATCTTACACGGGCAGTACTCTCCAAGCAGTGATTTGTAAAGTGTGGGTTTCGTGTTCTGCAATAAGCACGCATCCAAATATGTCGGATAATACATGGCACCTTATTTCAGTAAATTATCGAGACAACCAACACATGGATGTTTATCTTGACGGAGTATTTATAGAGACAGTAAATCAAACAGTAGCCACGACTTATACTGGAGTAATCCATTTTGGAGTTGCTGGAAATCCAGGGAGTTTCAGTGGGTATCTCACCGGTAGTATGGCCGATATTGCCATCTGGTCCCGCGCCCTCACCGCAGACGAGATATTAGATATTTATACCCGAGGATTCAAACCAGTCGGAGGTTCCTGCTCTGCCAATAATCAATGTCAATCAGAAAACTGTAGTGGTAGCGTTTGTGCCGCAGCCCTCGTACCCTTAGGAGGTGTATGTACACAGACAAGCGATTGTCAATCAAATCTATATTGCGGAGGTAGTGCCGATTACGTATGTACTGATGGAGCTATAGGTGCTTATTGTTTCAATAATGCAAGTTGTGCTTCTAACTTTTGTGACTCGGGTACTAGTCAGTGTGCGGTATCTCCATAG
- the rplE gene encoding 50S ribosomal protein L5, whose amino-acid sequence MKNVSLKEKQKKAFDAMKAVFGYTSVMQVPKVTKIVVSSGTGSLKDKNKNKIIADRLAKITGQKAVLKVAKKSIATFKVREGDPVGYQITLRGKRMFDFLDKLVFIAFPRTKDFRGLSAKGIDEMGNFTIGFKENTVFPETSDEELKDVFGLSATIVTTAKSKKEAKAYFDYLGFPFKKEEVKK is encoded by the coding sequence ATGAAAAACGTTTCACTAAAAGAAAAACAAAAAAAAGCATTTGATGCCATGAAGGCAGTTTTTGGATACACAAGTGTTATGCAGGTGCCTAAGGTTACAAAGATTGTTGTCAGTTCGGGTACCGGTTCGCTCAAAGACAAAAATAAAAACAAAATCATTGCCGACAGACTTGCAAAAATCACTGGCCAGAAAGCTGTCTTAAAAGTTGCTAAGAAATCCATTGCGACATTTAAGGTAAGAGAAGGGGATCCTGTGGGATATCAGATTACATTACGAGGCAAGAGAATGTTCGATTTTCTGGACAAACTTGTATTTATCGCTTTCCCAAGAACAAAAGATTTTCGCGGGCTTTCAGCAAAGGGAATTGACGAAATGGGAAACTTCACGATCGGTTTCAAAGAGAACACAGTTTTTCCGGAGACTTCCGATGAAGAACTAAAAGATGTCTTTGGTCTTTCAGCTACTATAGTTACTACAGCTAAAAGTAAGAAAGAAGCCAAAGCCTACTTTGATTATCTAGGTTTTCCGTTTAAGAAAGAGGAAGTAAAGAAGTAA
- the rplX gene encoding 50S ribosomal protein L24 codes for MKIKKGDSVIVIAGKDNGKTGKVVKAFPKENLVIVEGINKIKKHQRPTKSGAKGQVIEKSMPMNVSNVMIVEGGKGVRIGKKEIGGKNVRISRKSDKEI; via the coding sequence ATGAAAATTAAAAAAGGAGACAGTGTAATAGTGATAGCTGGTAAAGACAATGGTAAAACCGGCAAAGTTGTAAAAGCTTTTCCAAAAGAGAATCTTGTTATCGTTGAAGGTATAAATAAAATAAAGAAACACCAAAGACCGACAAAATCTGGAGCAAAAGGTCAGGTTATAGAAAAATCTATGCCTATGAATGTTTCAAATGTCATGATAGTAGAGGGCGGAAAAGGTGTGAGAATAGGCAAGAAAGAAATAGGCGGGAAAAATGTTAGGATAAGCAGAAAGTCTGATAAGGAAATTTAA
- the rplN gene encoding 50S ribosomal protein L14 — protein sequence MIQPRSIVKISDNSGAKLGRIFKVLGSAKKRWAKIGEIVVLSVQKAEPRKQVKKKDVLYAVVVRQRQPFRRADGSYIRFDENSVVIIEKGKKDPIAGRIFGPIPRELADLGFQKIASLAPEIV from the coding sequence ATGATACAACCAAGATCAATAGTTAAAATATCAGACAATTCAGGCGCCAAGCTCGGCCGTATCTTCAAGGTACTCGGAAGTGCGAAGAAGAGATGGGCAAAGATAGGGGAGATTGTCGTCCTTTCTGTGCAGAAAGCTGAGCCAAGAAAGCAGGTTAAGAAAAAAGATGTGCTTTATGCTGTTGTAGTAAGACAAAGACAACCATTCAGAAGAGCAGACGGCTCTTATATCAGATTTGACGAAAACTCTGTTGTTATAATAGAGAAAGGCAAGAAAGACCCAATAGCAGGAAGAATTTTCGGTCCTATTCCAAGAGAATTGGCAGACTTAGGTTTCCAAAAGATCGCTTCTTTAGCGCCAGAAATCGTATAA
- the rpsQ gene encoding 30S ribosomal protein S17, whose translation MSVKNNKGKVLKGKIVSTKMKDTVVISIDSFKKHPKYGKFIKKQKKLMAHDAGNKHKEGEIVEVIETRPISKNKRFAILEK comes from the coding sequence ATTTCAGTAAAAAATAATAAAGGGAAAGTTTTGAAGGGGAAGATTGTCTCTACCAAGATGAAAGACACTGTTGTTATTTCAATAGATTCTTTCAAAAAACATCCAAAATATGGCAAATTCATCAAGAAACAAAAGAAGCTCATGGCTCACGATGCCGGCAATAAACACAAAGAAGGTGAAATCGTGGAAGTAATAGAGACAAGACCAATTTCAAAGAATAAGAGATTTGCAATTTTGGAAAAATAA
- the rpmC gene encoding 50S ribosomal protein L29, with translation MDTKELRKKTASDLTKMLTEKREALSKFRFGIAGSKIKDVKEGKNLKREIAQILTITKETK, from the coding sequence ATGGATACCAAAGAATTAAGGAAAAAGACAGCCAGCGACTTGACCAAAATGCTTACAGAAAAAAGAGAGGCTTTGAGTAAATTTAGATTTGGTATTGCCGGAAGCAAAATAAAAGATGTAAAAGAAGGCAAAAATTTAAAAAGAGAAATCGCTCAGATTTTGACTATCACTAAAGAGACAAAGTAA